TATAAGTTTCATCATAATTATCTCCAAATAATATTACTTTTGCTTTTAAATTTTTTACTGCATTAACTTTTACATTAGGTGTCGTAATTGGCATTAATATGGTTGCTTGGCAATTCAACTTGAGAGCACTAAGTGCTACTCCTTGAGCATGATTACCCGCACTTGATGTAATTACTCCCTGAGCAAGTTGAGATTTAGTGAGCTTACTCATTTTGTTATATGCGCCTCTTATTTTGAATGAAAATACATCTTGAAGATCTTCTCTTTTTAGAAAAACTTCATTTTTAAGCGTATTACTTAAATTATGAGCTTTTTCTAGTGGGGTTTTTTTTGCTACTTCATAGACTTCAGCCTGAAGTATTTTTTCAAAATAATCATTCATATATATATATTTAGCATTAATTATTAATCTAATAAAACATTACATGATCTATTTCAAAAAAATTACTCATTTTGCACCTCGGCGTTTTAGATTATATACATACCATTTTTTATGTAATGCTTTTAAGTGAGTTAGGTCATCCAAATCAACTACATGGCTTAACAGTTTCACAATTAGAGGAGATTGCTTGTCAAATTAGAGAAAGACATCTTCAAGTAGTATCAACTAGCGGAGGTCATCTTGGCCCTGGATTAGGTGTGGTTGAGTTAACTTTGGCTTTATATCAAACTCTTGATCTTGATTTTGACAAAGTTGTTTGGGATGTTGGACATCAAGGTTATCCTCATAAATTAATAACAGGTCGTTTCAGTCAATTTGATTCTCTTAGACAACAAAATGGTGTAGCGGGATATCTTAAAAGAAGTGAAAGTAAATTTGACCATTTTGGTGCAGGTCACGCAAGCACATCTATTTCTGCCGCTTTAGGAATGGCAATAGCAAGAGATAGAAAAGGTGAAAATTACAAATGTGTCGCTGTTATTGGAGATGGAGCATTGACTGGAGGAATGGCTTTAGAAGCTATAAATCACGCAGGTCATCTACCAAATACTCCTTTGGTTGTAGTATTAAACGATAATGATATGTCTATATCACCTCCAGTTGGAGCACTTTCCTCTTATTTAAATAAGGTTAGACTTAGCCCCCAATTACAATTTTTGTCTGATAGTGTACAAGAAAGTGTTAAAAATATTCCTTTAATTGGTAAAGATATTCCAGAAGAACTAAAAAATATCAAAGGAAGCGTTAGAAGATTAGCTGTGCCTAAAGTTGGAGCTGTTTTTGAAGAACTTGGATTTACATATATGGGTCCTATTGATGGTCATGATATTGGAAATTTAATTAATACATTTAACGCTGCTCATCGACTTAAAAAACCTGTACTTGTTCATGTTGTTACAACTAAAGGTAAAGGATACCCTTATGCAGAAGCTGATCAAGTTGGGTACCATGCACAATCTGCATTTGATCTAACAACTGGGAAATCTATTCCATCAAAGAAACCAAAGCCTGTTAGCTACAGTAAAATTTTTGGTCAAACTCTATTGAAAATTTGTGAACAAGATAGCAAAGTTATTGGTATTACTGCAGCAATGGCGACTGGTACTGGTTTAGATATATTGCAAAAAAATATACCAGATCAATATGTCGATGTAGGAATAGCTGAACAGCATGCAGTTACTCTTGCTGCAGGTATGTCCTGCGATGGTCTTAAACCTGTTGTAGCTATTTACAGTACTTTTCTTCAACGAGCTTTCGATCAATTAATTCATGATGTTGGGATACAAAATTTACCTGTATCTTTCGTTCTCGATAGAGCTGGAATAGTTGGAGCTGACGGTCCTACTCACCAAGGGCAGTACGATATCAGTTATATGAGATCCATTCCTAACTTTGTCTTAATGGCGCCAAAAGATGAATCTGAATTACAGAGAATGTTAATAACATCAATTAATCATAAAGGACCTACAGCCCTAAGGATACCTAGAGGTTCTGGACTAGGCGTAGCTGTGATGGATGAGGGTTGGGAACCTTTGAATATTGGTGAAGCTGAAATACTAGAAGAGGGAAATGATATTTTAATTATTGCTTATGGTTCAATGGTCGCTTCAGCTATTGAAACATCAGAGATCTTAAAAGGTATGAACATTAATGCATGTATTGTAAATGCAAGATTTGTAAAACCTCTAGATAAAAATCTTATTATCTCTTTAGCAAGTAAGATTCAAAAAGTAGTAACGATGGAAGAAGGAACCTTAATTGGTGGATTTGGTTCGGCTATCGTTGAATTGTTTAACGATAATGAAGTAAATATTCCTGTATACAGGATTGGTATACCTGATGTTTTAGTTGATCATGCATCACCTGATCAGAGTAAAGAAAAGTTAGGTCTTATGCCTGATCAGATGGCAGATAAAATAATAGAGAAATTTAGATTAAATAATTAAGAATTAATTTAATTAAACTCTATAAAACACCACGTGATGCTAATCCAAGGATGGCACCTATTCCGAATATGTGGCCTAGGCAGTTAGCTCC
The window above is part of the Prochlorococcus marinus CUG1415 genome. Proteins encoded here:
- the dxs gene encoding 1-deoxy-D-xylulose-5-phosphate synthase yields the protein MLLSELGHPNQLHGLTVSQLEEIACQIRERHLQVVSTSGGHLGPGLGVVELTLALYQTLDLDFDKVVWDVGHQGYPHKLITGRFSQFDSLRQQNGVAGYLKRSESKFDHFGAGHASTSISAALGMAIARDRKGENYKCVAVIGDGALTGGMALEAINHAGHLPNTPLVVVLNDNDMSISPPVGALSSYLNKVRLSPQLQFLSDSVQESVKNIPLIGKDIPEELKNIKGSVRRLAVPKVGAVFEELGFTYMGPIDGHDIGNLINTFNAAHRLKKPVLVHVVTTKGKGYPYAEADQVGYHAQSAFDLTTGKSIPSKKPKPVSYSKIFGQTLLKICEQDSKVIGITAAMATGTGLDILQKNIPDQYVDVGIAEQHAVTLAAGMSCDGLKPVVAIYSTFLQRAFDQLIHDVGIQNLPVSFVLDRAGIVGADGPTHQGQYDISYMRSIPNFVLMAPKDESELQRMLITSINHKGPTALRIPRGSGLGVAVMDEGWEPLNIGEAEILEEGNDILIIAYGSMVASAIETSEILKGMNINACIVNARFVKPLDKNLIISLASKIQKVVTMEEGTLIGGFGSAIVELFNDNEVNIPVYRIGIPDVLVDHASPDQSKEKLGLMPDQMADKIIEKFRLNN